A window of the Cuculus canorus isolate bCucCan1 chromosome 3, bCucCan1.pri, whole genome shotgun sequence genome harbors these coding sequences:
- the NEIL2 gene encoding endonuclease 8-like 2 isoform X1: MPEGPSVRKFQLLTSPFVGQVVVKVGGSSRKINVNDLNALRLQDSQVHGKNLYLAFVAAEGPLGPAAEGAMLQKEAASRASPPAQGGQEQVCAPQMHPWEEELQELQHSSSEVPDAAQGPGSWLHFHFGLFGSIRANEFSRANKANKRGDWKDPIPRLVLHFESGGFLAFYNCRMHWCSSPRANPTSDILSVEFHRGQALDALCAPDPVCYTLLDQRYFSGLGNIIKNEILYLAKIHPLTHGSLLARSDLERLLDCAIQFSSAWLHSKLHGKGLHPQIYQKEECPLGHAVMKGTFGPSGGFKRLTWWCPQCQPAVLSGDSGPSPVTM, translated from the exons ATGCCAGAGGGTCCATCAGTGAGGAAATTCCAGCTGCTGACCTCCCCTTTTGTAGGACAAGTGGTAGTCAAGGTGGGAGGGAGCAGCCGGAAGATCAATGTGAATGACCTGAATGCCCTGAGGCTCCAGGACTCCCAG GTGCATGGGAAGAACTTGTACCTGGCATTTGTGGCTGCTGAAGGTCCCTTAGGACCAGCTGCTGAAGGGGCGATGCTGCAAAAAGAAGCTGCTAGTAGGGCAAGCcctcctgcccagggagggcAAGAACAGGTTTGTGCTCCACAGATGCATCCTTGGGAGGAGGAGCTACAGGAACTCCAGCACTCAAGCTCTGAAGTCCCAGATGCAGCACAGGGTCCGGGCAGCTGGCTGCACTTCCACTTTGGCTTGTTTGGCAGCATTCGGGCAAATGAGTTCTCaagagcaaacaaagcaaataagagAGGGGACTGGAAGGATCCTATACCCAG GCTGGTTCTGCACTTTGAGAGTGGAGGCTTCCttgctttctacaactgccGAATGCACTGGTGCTCCTCTCCGAGAGCCAATCCTACTTCTGACATCCTGTCTGTGGAGTTCCATCGTGGACAGGCACTGGATGCCCTCTGTGCACCTGACCCTGTCTGCTACACCCTCTTAGaccaaagatatttttcaggGCTGG GGAACATAATTAAGAATGAGATCTTGTACCTGGCCAAGATCCATCCGTTAACACACGGCTCTCTCCTGGCTCGCTCAGATCTGGAGCGTCTGCTTGACTGTGCCATTCAATTCAGCTCTGCATGGCTGCACAGCAAGCTGCATGGCAAAGGGCTGCACCCTCAGATCTACCAGAAGGAGGAGTGTCCTCTCGGGCATGCAGTGATGAAGGGGACCTTTGGACCCTCAGGTGGTTTTAAGAGACTTACATGGTGGTGTCCTCAGTGCCAGCCTGCAGTACTGTCAGGGGATAGCGGTCCTTCCCCAGTCACCATGTGA
- the NEIL2 gene encoding endonuclease 8-like 2 isoform X2 produces the protein MPEGPSVRKFQLLTSPFVGQVVVKVGGSSRKINVNDLNALRLQDSQIRLVLHFESGGFLAFYNCRMHWCSSPRANPTSDILSVEFHRGQALDALCAPDPVCYTLLDQRYFSGLGNIIKNEILYLAKIHPLTHGSLLARSDLERLLDCAIQFSSAWLHSKLHGKGLHPQIYQKEECPLGHAVMKGTFGPSGGFKRLTWWCPQCQPAVLSGDSGPSPVTM, from the exons ATGCCAGAGGGTCCATCAGTGAGGAAATTCCAGCTGCTGACCTCCCCTTTTGTAGGACAAGTGGTAGTCAAGGTGGGAGGGAGCAGCCGGAAGATCAATGTGAATGACCTGAATGCCCTGAGGCTCCAGGACTCCCAG atcag GCTGGTTCTGCACTTTGAGAGTGGAGGCTTCCttgctttctacaactgccGAATGCACTGGTGCTCCTCTCCGAGAGCCAATCCTACTTCTGACATCCTGTCTGTGGAGTTCCATCGTGGACAGGCACTGGATGCCCTCTGTGCACCTGACCCTGTCTGCTACACCCTCTTAGaccaaagatatttttcaggGCTGG GGAACATAATTAAGAATGAGATCTTGTACCTGGCCAAGATCCATCCGTTAACACACGGCTCTCTCCTGGCTCGCTCAGATCTGGAGCGTCTGCTTGACTGTGCCATTCAATTCAGCTCTGCATGGCTGCACAGCAAGCTGCATGGCAAAGGGCTGCACCCTCAGATCTACCAGAAGGAGGAGTGTCCTCTCGGGCATGCAGTGATGAAGGGGACCTTTGGACCCTCAGGTGGTTTTAAGAGACTTACATGGTGGTGTCCTCAGTGCCAGCCTGCAGTACTGTCAGGGGATAGCGGTCCTTCCCCAGTCACCATGTGA